A stretch of Gymnodinialimonas phycosphaerae DNA encodes these proteins:
- a CDS encoding PDR/VanB family oxidoreductase translates to MSAAPQKAKPGAEQLAVVVSAVVPINELVTRFEFSRVDGAAFPPFSGGAHTVVEMQDGDRTRLNPYSLMSDPGDLSTYAISVRRDDQGRGGSLFMHRNVKVGDKMNISVPINLFSMDLRARKHLFFAGGIGITPFMSMIAQLERSNGNWELHYAVRTEALGTYVDQLRYKYPNKVYVYYDDQSQSIPLENLLDGQPLGTNAYVCGPKGMIGWIHATASASGWPDAQVHSEEFLAPQPGKEFEVRLCKSDKIITVGETESLLEAIERAGVDAPFLCRGGACGQCETDVVKADGDFIHRDHWLDDEQHASGEKIMPCVSRFLGTLELDR, encoded by the coding sequence ATGAGCGCCGCCCCCCAAAAAGCCAAACCCGGTGCCGAACAGCTGGCGGTCGTGGTCAGCGCCGTTGTGCCAATTAATGAACTGGTCACCCGGTTCGAGTTCTCTCGCGTGGACGGTGCCGCTTTTCCGCCGTTTTCCGGCGGTGCCCATACGGTGGTGGAGATGCAGGACGGCGACCGAACCCGCCTCAACCCCTACTCTCTGATGAGCGACCCAGGCGATCTGTCCACCTATGCCATTTCGGTGCGCCGCGACGATCAGGGCCGGGGCGGGTCGCTGTTCATGCACCGCAACGTGAAGGTCGGGGACAAGATGAACATCTCTGTCCCCATTAACCTGTTCTCGATGGATTTGCGCGCCCGCAAGCATCTGTTTTTTGCCGGCGGTATTGGCATTACGCCCTTCATGTCGATGATCGCGCAACTGGAACGCTCCAACGGCAATTGGGAATTGCACTACGCCGTGCGGACCGAAGCCCTTGGCACCTACGTAGATCAGCTGCGCTACAAGTATCCCAACAAGGTCTACGTCTACTATGACGACCAGAGCCAATCGATCCCGCTGGAAAACCTGTTGGACGGTCAACCCCTTGGCACCAATGCCTATGTCTGCGGGCCCAAAGGTATGATCGGCTGGATTCATGCCACGGCCTCAGCGTCCGGTTGGCCGGATGCGCAGGTGCATTCGGAAGAATTCCTCGCGCCGCAGCCAGGCAAGGAGTTCGAAGTCCGGCTGTGCAAGTCCGACAAGATAATCACCGTGGGCGAGACAGAAAGCCTGCTGGAAGCCATCGAGCGGGCGGGCGTGGATGCGCCCTTCCTGTGCCGGGGCGGGGCGTGCGGACAATGTGAGACAGACGTCGTCAAAGCGGACGGAGATTTCATCCACCGAGACCATTGGCTGGACGACGAACAACATGCCAGCGGCGAGAAAATCATGCCCTGCGTCAGCCGGTTCCTCGGCACGCTGGAGCTAGACAGATGA
- a CDS encoding helix-turn-helix domain-containing protein, with product MNKIDPPALTQNPHSISEQRENVLEVAIGREVRAYRKQQNITVAELSTMTGLSIGMLSKIENGNTSPSLGTLESLSHALAVPLTSFFRKFEERRQAVHTKAGEGSVVVAEGTRAGHQYNLLGHIGSNSSGVIVEPYLITLTSKSDTFEIFQHGGIETIYMLEGAVDYRHGDEVYPLRPGDTLHFDADAPHGPERLIELPARYIAVISYPQNT from the coding sequence ATGAACAAGATTGATCCCCCGGCACTGACGCAAAACCCTCACTCCATCAGTGAGCAGCGCGAAAACGTCCTTGAAGTGGCGATCGGGCGTGAGGTCCGCGCATACCGCAAGCAACAGAATATTACCGTGGCAGAGCTGTCGACCATGACGGGCCTGTCCATCGGCATGCTGTCGAAGATCGAGAACGGCAATACCTCGCCTTCGCTTGGTACGCTGGAATCCCTTTCCCATGCTCTGGCGGTTCCGTTGACGTCGTTCTTTCGCAAGTTCGAAGAACGCAGGCAAGCCGTGCACACCAAGGCGGGGGAAGGATCCGTCGTGGTTGCCGAGGGCACGCGCGCCGGGCACCAGTACAACCTTCTTGGGCACATCGGCTCCAACTCCAGTGGCGTCATTGTGGAGCCTTACCTGATCACTCTGACAAGCAAATCCGATACGTTCGAGATATTCCAGCATGGCGGGATCGAGACGATCTACATGCTGGAAGGCGCGGTGGATTACCGCCATGGCGACGAAGTTTACCCCCTGCGCCCTGGCGATACGCTGCATTTTGATGCCGACGCGCCCCATGGTCCAGAGCGTTTGATCGAGCTTCCCGCGCGCTATATTGCAGTGATCAGCTATCCCCAGAACACGTGA
- a CDS encoding sarcosine oxidase subunit gamma, translating into MHDLQPLTALGGTSPREDMIGTTTLTERPDIALASVAARMGQEEACRAHLAEVIGAVPAPGKVQLHDPEAGFWMSPDSWMIGAPFATHEDLADQLKQRFGDTASVTEQTDAWVVFDLRGAGMEDVMERLCAIDIRTMQTGDGTRTVIDHLGCFLLRRDPSDWVRILGPRSAAGSLHHALVTAMHSVA; encoded by the coding sequence GTGCATGATCTGCAACCACTGACCGCGTTGGGCGGCACCTCCCCCCGTGAGGACATGATCGGGACCACCACGCTGACCGAACGGCCCGATATAGCGCTGGCTTCTGTTGCCGCGCGGATGGGGCAGGAAGAGGCCTGTCGTGCCCACCTTGCTGAAGTGATCGGCGCTGTGCCGGCGCCGGGCAAGGTGCAGCTGCATGATCCGGAGGCAGGGTTCTGGATGAGCCCCGATAGCTGGATGATCGGCGCGCCGTTCGCGACGCACGAGGATTTGGCCGATCAACTCAAGCAGCGGTTTGGTGATACCGCTTCCGTGACGGAGCAAACCGATGCGTGGGTTGTATTCGACCTGCGCGGCGCCGGGATGGAGGATGTGATGGAGCGGCTTTGCGCCATCGACATCCGCACCATGCAGACCGGCGACGGCACGCGGACGGTGATTGATCACCTTGGCTGCTTCCTGCTGCGGCGGGACCCTTCCGATTGGGTGCGTATCCTTGGCCCACGCTCTGCCGCCGGTTCCCTGCATCACGCGCTTGTCACGGCGATGCACTCAGTTGCCTAG
- a CDS encoding sarcosine oxidase subunit delta, whose translation MIINHPLLGPRDAAEFTYLGDAKMIHRPTAWEAEDALAQFTEYGYLRDNPAGTHRELWFHEQGDRSWLVVTRDTTTHEISDVQLARDVARAEGRGK comes from the coding sequence ATGATTATCAATCACCCCCTCCTTGGCCCCCGCGACGCCGCTGAATTCACTTATCTGGGCGACGCCAAGATGATCCACCGCCCGACCGCGTGGGAGGCCGAGGACGCGCTGGCGCAATTCACGGAATATGGCTACCTGCGCGACAACCCCGCAGGCACCCACCGAGAGCTGTGGTTCCACGAGCAGGGCGACCGCTCCTGGCTTGTCGTGACGCGTGACACCACCACCCATGAGATCTCGGACGTGCAACTGGCCCGCGATGTCGCCCGTGCAGAGGGACGCGGCAAATGA
- a CDS encoding GlxA family transcriptional regulator, whose amino-acid sequence MIEPLRAANEISKTETFEWVLVSEAREKVLASAGVSFEADIVLRSDLAVDCLILLAAPNSPFEAASTAGHLRGLARHGTTLGAVSGGVFPLTRSGVQVRDAISVHWCYAAAFEAEFPNTPTSDQVIEVSDTILTASGAAAAFDLSLQLIRTRLGEATATEVACWFQHPMMRTDDVRQSIPTISSVAKSEQSLPANVARVIDIYSAALSDPPRLSDVADAVGISPRQLERSFKKATGLNPSNYLRRMRMKAARQLVMYTNQSFTEIAEAVGYSSTSILKRYYTEVFGLSPREDRERINLFRVNGNVPVPAI is encoded by the coding sequence ATGATTGAGCCGCTGCGCGCGGCCAACGAAATCTCGAAAACGGAAACCTTCGAATGGGTATTGGTGTCGGAAGCACGCGAGAAGGTTCTGGCCAGCGCAGGGGTGTCGTTCGAGGCGGATATCGTTCTGAGGAGTGATCTGGCCGTCGATTGTCTAATCCTGCTCGCGGCCCCGAATTCACCCTTTGAGGCGGCCAGTACAGCGGGCCACCTGCGAGGATTGGCCCGCCACGGAACGACGCTTGGCGCGGTCTCAGGCGGGGTGTTTCCCCTGACGCGCAGCGGCGTTCAGGTCCGCGACGCGATATCTGTCCATTGGTGTTATGCGGCCGCGTTTGAGGCAGAATTTCCGAATACGCCGACCTCGGACCAAGTGATTGAAGTCTCCGATACGATCCTAACAGCTTCGGGCGCTGCGGCGGCGTTTGATTTATCCCTGCAATTGATCCGCACTCGGCTGGGTGAAGCCACTGCCACCGAGGTCGCGTGTTGGTTCCAGCACCCGATGATGCGTACCGATGACGTGCGCCAGTCCATCCCGACGATCAGCAGCGTCGCCAAGTCCGAACAGTCCCTGCCCGCCAATGTCGCCCGCGTGATTGACATCTATTCGGCGGCACTGTCCGACCCGCCGCGCCTGTCCGATGTCGCGGATGCGGTCGGCATCTCGCCCCGCCAGCTGGAGCGCAGTTTCAAGAAGGCCACAGGGCTCAACCCGTCCAATTACCTGCGGCGGATGCGGATGAAGGCCGCGCGGCAATTGGTGATGTACACCAACCAATCCTTCACCGAAATCGCCGAGGCCGTGGGCTATTCCAGCACGTCGATTCTGAAACGTTACTACACCGAGGTCTTCGGCCTCAGCCCGCGCGAAGACCGCGAGCGCATCAACTTGTTCCGCGTGAACGGCAATGTTCCGGTGCCCGCGATCTAG
- a CDS encoding heme-dependent oxidative N-demethylase family protein, which yields MTIQFNDETFRDDYSFHNSAWAIKRFPFPFHEDSYMYAVNMEQHRGGPEGSVYEKRFDVDEHYVAEMRDRAMVLADDPLRCQSLPHMTLAGWDLLELIMVSKSEDYPDLFELHRDGDTWRWVNKPLGIDDTFTFLDETTLPYGPMEYITRQAQGDFCVLDQRDEMLWMDAGMVTTQADWSLDFDIGMNFFEWHAPVPLAHEMGIFKRALKFLLNIQQGAPARRLNWTMTVNPLLDTSPENYHKWGIQKTSLTPENIGSKQHLRVELQTFFRLPRSNALVFPIRCYLCSFQDLMTMPKWGRRLHRVVRDLPVELATYKGFIDNRPMMLDYLSQFDDGQPTSPGVWPDQDTEPPLRQ from the coding sequence ATGACCATCCAATTCAACGACGAAACGTTCCGCGACGACTACTCGTTTCACAACTCCGCTTGGGCGATCAAACGCTTTCCCTTCCCGTTCCACGAAGACAGCTACATGTATGCCGTCAACATGGAGCAGCACCGGGGGGGGCCCGAGGGCTCGGTCTACGAGAAGCGCTTTGATGTGGATGAGCATTACGTCGCCGAGATGCGCGACCGCGCCATGGTGCTGGCCGATGATCCGCTGCGGTGTCAGTCCCTGCCCCATATGACGCTGGCGGGCTGGGACTTGCTAGAGTTGATCATGGTTTCGAAGTCCGAGGATTACCCGGACCTGTTCGAGTTGCACCGCGACGGCGACACGTGGCGCTGGGTCAACAAGCCGCTAGGTATCGACGACACCTTCACTTTCCTTGACGAGACCACCCTGCCCTACGGCCCGATGGAATACATCACTCGGCAGGCGCAGGGCGATTTCTGCGTGCTGGATCAACGCGACGAGATGTTGTGGATGGACGCGGGCATGGTCACGACGCAAGCCGATTGGTCGCTTGACTTCGACATCGGCATGAATTTCTTCGAGTGGCACGCACCGGTGCCGCTGGCCCACGAGATGGGGATTTTCAAGCGCGCGCTCAAATTCCTGCTCAACATCCAGCAAGGTGCGCCCGCACGTCGCTTGAACTGGACGATGACGGTCAATCCGCTGCTTGATACATCGCCCGAGAACTATCACAAGTGGGGCATCCAGAAGACGTCCCTGACGCCCGAGAATATCGGCTCCAAACAGCATCTGCGCGTGGAATTGCAGACCTTCTTCCGTCTGCCACGCTCCAACGCACTGGTGTTCCCGATCCGCTGCTACCTGTGCAGTTTCCAAGACCTGATGACGATGCCGAAATGGGGCCGCAGGTTGCACCGCGTTGTGCGCGATCTGCCGGTGGAACTGGCGACATACAAGGGCTTCATCGACAACCGCCCGATGATGCTTGACTACCTCAGCCAGTTTGACGACGGACAGCCGACCTCGCCGGGCGTTTGGCCAGACCAAGACACGGAGCCGCCGCTGCGCCAATAG
- a CDS encoding sarcosine oxidase subunit beta family protein, with product MTYSGFRVIKEALTGHRGWGPAWRTPEPKSHYDYVIIGGGGHGLATAHYLASVYGQARVAVLEKGWIGGGNVGRNTTIIRSNYLLDGNEPFYEMSLKLWEGLEQDLNYNAMVSQRGILNLIHSDAQRDAFVRRGNAMMLNGADADLMSTEDILKRYPFLNVNNARFPIKGGLAQHRGGTVRHDAVAWGYARAADRRGVDIIQNCEVTGFRIENGKCLGVETSRGFVGAGKVAACVAGSSGRLMAKAGMRLPIESHVLQAFVTEGLKPVLPGVITFGAGHFYCSQSDKGGLVFGGDIDGYNSYAQRGNLPVVEDVCEGGMAIFPMLGRVRLLRMWGGIMDMSMDGSPIIDQTHIEGLYFNGGWCYGGFKATPASGMAYAHLLATGQPHEKATAYRFDRFETGRMIDEKGMGNQPNLH from the coding sequence ATGACCTATTCTGGATTTCGCGTCATCAAAGAGGCGCTGACCGGCCATCGGGGGTGGGGCCCTGCATGGCGCACGCCAGAGCCTAAATCGCACTACGATTACGTGATCATCGGTGGCGGCGGGCACGGCCTTGCCACGGCGCACTACCTAGCCTCCGTCTACGGCCAAGCGCGCGTCGCGGTGCTGGAAAAGGGCTGGATCGGCGGCGGTAACGTAGGCCGGAACACAACGATCATCCGCTCCAACTACCTGCTCGACGGGAACGAGCCGTTCTATGAGATGTCCTTGAAGCTGTGGGAGGGGCTGGAGCAGGACCTGAACTATAACGCGATGGTCAGCCAGCGTGGTATCCTCAACCTGATCCACTCTGACGCGCAACGCGATGCATTCGTTCGGCGGGGCAATGCAATGATGCTGAACGGCGCCGATGCGGATCTGATGAGCACCGAGGATATCCTCAAACGCTATCCGTTTTTGAACGTCAACAATGCGCGGTTTCCCATCAAGGGCGGTCTTGCGCAGCACAGGGGCGGCACCGTTCGACATGATGCTGTCGCTTGGGGCTACGCGCGGGCGGCGGACAGGCGCGGCGTAGACATCATCCAGAATTGCGAGGTGACGGGCTTCCGGATCGAAAATGGCAAATGCTTGGGTGTCGAGACATCGCGCGGCTTCGTCGGCGCGGGCAAAGTGGCGGCCTGCGTCGCCGGATCGTCGGGGCGGTTGATGGCGAAGGCGGGCATGCGCCTGCCGATCGAAAGCCACGTCTTGCAGGCCTTCGTGACCGAAGGGCTGAAGCCGGTTCTTCCGGGCGTGATCACCTTCGGGGCCGGTCACTTTTATTGTAGCCAGTCCGACAAGGGCGGGTTGGTCTTTGGCGGCGACATCGATGGCTACAACTCCTATGCACAAAGGGGCAACCTGCCGGTCGTCGAAGACGTGTGCGAGGGCGGCATGGCGATCTTCCCCATGCTTGGCCGCGTGCGGCTTTTGCGGATGTGGGGCGGCATCATGGACATGTCGATGGATGGCTCCCCGATCATCGACCAGACCCATATCGAAGGGCTCTATTTCAATGGTGGCTGGTGCTACGGCGGATTCAAGGCCACGCCCGCCAGCGGCATGGCCTACGCCCATCTTCTGGCGACGGGACAGCCGCATGAGAAGGCCACGGCCTACCGCTTTGATCGGTTCGAGACGGGCCGGATGATCGACGAAAAAGGGATGGGCAATCAGCCCAATTTGCATTGA
- a CDS encoding sarcosine oxidase subunit alpha family protein, whose product MTQVNRLQGGQIDRASTLNFSFDGKSFQGHPGDTLASALLANGVRLMGRSFKYHRPRGPLTAGSEEPNAMVELRTGARQEPNTRATTAELFDGLVARSQNRWPSLSFDAMAINDRLSPFLTAGFYYKTFMWPAAFWEKLYEPIIRRAAGLGSISFEPDPDTYDKGFLHCDLLIIGAGPAGLSAALTAGRAGARVILAEEDFALGGRLTSETFTIGQGSGADWAAQAVGELASMDNVRVMPRTTIMGAFDHGIYGAVERVSDHLAEPAPGKPRQILWRIYSQRAVLCGGATERPIAFNNNDRPGIMLAGAMRTYANRFAATPAQCVAIFTNNDDGHRTAADLHAKGVKIAAVLDVRFDAPINHNYEVLSGAQVVDSKGRLGLSFIEAELADGSSRTIEAGALAVSGGWNPNVHMTCHQRGRPVWNDALAAFVPDLMGVPGLRVAGAAKGHMSTHGALETGAAEAVAALADIGITAARADLPEAEDAPVNITPYWTVPGASRAWLDQQNDVTVKDVKLAHQENFTSVEHLKRYTTLGMATDQGKTSNMGGLAIMAELAGKPIPEVGTTIFRPPYTPTAIGAFAGRSRDVDFRPTRKTPSHVWAEEQGAVFVEVGMWLRAQWFPRPGETHWRESVDREVLQTRRSVGVCDVTTLGKVDVQGTDAATFLNKIYCNAFAKLAVGKTRYGLMLREDGIAMDDGTAGRLAEDHFVVTTTTANAVPVYRHMEFVRQCLYPDLDVQLISTTEAWAQYAVAGPNSRALLKKIVDPEFDISNEGFEFMACANITVCGGLRARLFRISFSGELAFEIAVPTRYGDALMRKIMAAGAEFDVVPYGTEALGVMRIEKGHAAGNELNGTTTALNLGMGRMVSKKKDSIGSTLSERVGLNEEDALKLVGFKPVDFTNTVPAGAHLMTKGDPVDAAHDQGYVTSACYSPNLGCAIGIGFLKSGDTRIGEVIRLVSPLTGVDHDVEVVSAHFVDPEGERLRA is encoded by the coding sequence ATGACCCAGGTTAATCGACTGCAAGGCGGCCAGATCGACCGCGCTTCGACGCTGAATTTCAGCTTCGATGGCAAGTCTTTCCAAGGTCATCCGGGCGATACGCTGGCCTCGGCGCTTCTGGCCAATGGCGTGCGCCTCATGGGGCGCTCGTTCAAATACCATCGCCCGCGCGGCCCCCTGACAGCAGGCTCGGAAGAGCCCAACGCCATGGTGGAGCTGCGCACCGGCGCGCGGCAGGAACCCAACACCCGCGCCACCACGGCGGAGCTGTTCGACGGGCTGGTGGCACGCTCACAGAACCGTTGGCCTTCGCTGTCCTTCGACGCCATGGCAATCAACGACCGCTTGTCGCCGTTTTTGACGGCGGGGTTCTATTACAAAACGTTCATGTGGCCCGCCGCGTTCTGGGAAAAGCTCTATGAGCCGATCATCAGGCGGGCGGCAGGCCTTGGCTCGATCTCATTCGAGCCGGATCCAGACACCTACGACAAAGGCTTCCTGCATTGCGATCTGCTCATCATCGGGGCGGGGCCGGCAGGCCTTTCCGCAGCTTTGACGGCCGGCCGTGCGGGGGCGCGGGTGATTCTGGCGGAAGAGGATTTTGCCCTTGGGGGCCGCCTGACGTCGGAGACCTTCACCATCGGGCAGGGCAGCGGGGCCGATTGGGCAGCGCAGGCCGTGGGCGAACTGGCCTCCATGGACAATGTCCGAGTGATGCCGCGCACCACGATCATGGGTGCTTTCGATCATGGCATCTACGGCGCGGTTGAACGGGTCAGCGATCACTTGGCTGAACCCGCTCCCGGCAAGCCGCGCCAGATCCTGTGGCGGATCTATTCGCAGCGCGCGGTCCTGTGCGGCGGCGCTACCGAGCGGCCCATCGCGTTCAACAACAACGACCGCCCCGGCATCATGCTGGCCGGTGCCATGCGCACTTACGCCAACCGCTTTGCCGCTACCCCGGCGCAGTGCGTGGCGATCTTCACTAACAACGACGACGGCCACCGCACCGCCGCCGATCTGCATGCCAAGGGCGTCAAGATCGCCGCCGTTCTCGACGTGCGGTTCGATGCGCCGATCAACCACAACTACGAGGTCCTGAGCGGCGCGCAGGTCGTGGACAGCAAGGGCAGACTTGGTCTCAGCTTCATCGAGGCAGAGTTGGCCGATGGCTCTAGCCGGACCATCGAGGCAGGCGCTTTGGCCGTTTCGGGCGGGTGGAACCCCAATGTCCACATGACCTGCCACCAGCGAGGGCGACCCGTCTGGAATGACGCGCTGGCGGCGTTTGTTCCGGACCTCATGGGTGTTCCGGGCCTGCGTGTGGCCGGTGCTGCGAAGGGGCATATGTCCACCCACGGCGCGCTGGAAACCGGCGCGGCCGAGGCTGTCGCCGCACTGGCCGATATCGGCATTACCGCCGCCCGCGCGGATCTGCCCGAGGCCGAGGATGCGCCCGTCAACATCACGCCCTATTGGACCGTTCCCGGGGCGTCCCGCGCCTGGCTGGATCAGCAAAACGACGTGACCGTGAAGGACGTGAAGCTCGCCCATCAGGAGAACTTCACCTCCGTCGAGCACCTCAAGCGCTATACCACGCTGGGTATGGCGACGGACCAGGGCAAGACTTCGAACATGGGCGGCCTTGCAATCATGGCGGAACTGGCGGGCAAACCGATCCCCGAGGTGGGAACTACGATCTTCCGCCCGCCTTACACGCCTACCGCCATTGGTGCCTTCGCGGGCCGATCCCGCGATGTAGACTTCCGCCCGACCCGCAAGACGCCCTCGCACGTTTGGGCCGAAGAGCAGGGCGCGGTCTTCGTCGAAGTTGGCATGTGGCTGCGCGCGCAGTGGTTCCCGAGACCCGGCGAGACGCATTGGCGCGAAAGCGTGGATCGCGAGGTGCTGCAAACGCGCCGCTCCGTTGGCGTGTGCGATGTGACAACCCTTGGCAAGGTAGACGTGCAGGGCACGGACGCGGCCACGTTCCTCAACAAGATCTACTGCAACGCCTTCGCCAAGCTGGCCGTCGGCAAGACCCGCTACGGCCTGATGCTGCGTGAAGACGGCATTGCCATGGACGACGGCACCGCGGGCCGCCTGGCAGAGGATCATTTCGTAGTCACCACCACCACCGCCAACGCGGTGCCAGTCTATCGCCACATGGAATTCGTGCGGCAATGCCTCTACCCCGATCTCGACGTGCAACTGATCTCCACCACCGAGGCTTGGGCGCAATACGCCGTCGCGGGGCCCAATTCCCGCGCGCTGCTGAAAAAGATCGTGGACCCGGAATTCGACATCTCCAACGAGGGGTTCGAATTCATGGCCTGCGCCAACATTACGGTCTGCGGCGGGTTGCGGGCGCGTCTCTTCCGGATCTCCTTCTCGGGCGAATTGGCCTTTGAGATCGCGGTGCCGACCCGCTATGGCGATGCGCTGATGCGCAAGATCATGGCGGCTGGCGCGGAGTTCGACGTGGTGCCCTACGGCACCGAGGCGCTCGGCGTCATGCGGATCGAGAAGGGCCACGCGGCGGGCAATGAGTTGAATGGCACGACCACGGCGCTCAACCTCGGGATGGGGCGGATGGTGTCGAAGAAAAAGGACTCGATTGGGTCTACCCTTTCGGAACGCGTGGGCCTGAACGAGGAAGACGCCCTTAAATTGGTGGGTTTCAAGCCCGTGGACTTTACCAATACCGTGCCCGCCGGCGCACACTTGATGACCAAAGGCGACCCGGTCGATGCAGCGCACGATCAGGGCTATGTCACCTCGGCCTGCTACTCGCCCAACCTTGGCTGTGCGATTGGCATCGGCTTCCTGAAATCCGGCGACACGCGGATCGGTGAAGTCATTCGCCTCGTAAGTCCGCTGACTGGCGTGGATCACGACGTTGAAGTCGTCAGCGCCCATTTCGTCGATCCGGAAGGGGAGAGGCTCCGTGCATGA